One Streptosporangium sp. NBC_01495 DNA window includes the following coding sequences:
- a CDS encoding GMC family oxidoreductase yields MSVEYDYVIVGAGSAGCVLANRLSADPGTRVALIEAGGSDRKLEVRMPAGFARLFKTERDWDFTTVGQPELSGRELYWPRGRMLGGSSSMNAQMWVRGHRADYDGWNVPGWSYEEVLPYFRRTERRAGSNRGDVYGTEGPIHISELRSPNPATALFLRACEELGIARLDELNGPSNEGCSPTPVTQRRGRRWSSADAYLAPAAKRPNLTVLTSSRVRRVLVEDRRATGVEYGGGDGGTAVARARGEVILSAGAIGSPHLLMLSGIGPADELLAAGVEPVHELPGVGANLQDHLASGVFLHCLKPITLAGAESAGNLLRFLAGGRGMLTSNVGEAVAFIRTSEEEPAPDIELIFAPGSFVSHGLTPPPGHGLTIASILLRPESRGRLSLDGRDVVIDPGYLTAQADVRRQVAGLRKAGELFATEALRPLAGPPMDPYWGPRTDEELVRWIRERSETLYHPVGTCRMGDDPGSVVDPALRVRGIAGLRVADASVMPVITRGHTHAPTVMIAERAADLIAAEWLNR; encoded by the coding sequence GTGAGCGTGGAGTACGACTACGTCATCGTGGGCGCGGGGTCGGCGGGGTGCGTGCTGGCCAACCGTCTTTCCGCCGATCCCGGTACGAGGGTCGCCCTCATCGAGGCGGGCGGTTCCGACCGGAAACTTGAGGTCCGGATGCCCGCCGGCTTCGCCAGGCTGTTCAAGACCGAGCGCGACTGGGACTTCACCACCGTCGGGCAGCCCGAGCTGTCCGGGAGGGAACTCTACTGGCCGCGTGGCCGGATGCTCGGCGGATCCTCCTCGATGAACGCCCAGATGTGGGTGCGCGGGCACCGCGCCGACTACGACGGATGGAACGTGCCGGGCTGGTCCTACGAGGAGGTCCTTCCGTACTTCCGCAGGACCGAGCGCCGCGCGGGCTCCAACCGCGGCGACGTGTACGGCACGGAGGGCCCGATTCACATCTCGGAGCTGCGCTCCCCGAACCCCGCCACCGCGCTGTTCCTGCGGGCCTGCGAGGAGCTGGGCATCGCCCGCCTGGACGAGCTCAACGGCCCCTCCAACGAGGGCTGCTCGCCGACCCCCGTCACCCAGCGCAGGGGCCGTCGCTGGAGCTCCGCGGACGCCTACCTCGCACCCGCGGCCAAGCGACCCAACCTCACCGTGCTGACCTCCTCGCGCGTGCGCCGGGTGCTCGTCGAGGACAGGCGCGCGACCGGGGTGGAGTACGGCGGCGGCGACGGCGGCACCGCGGTGGCGCGGGCGCGCGGGGAGGTGATCCTGTCGGCCGGGGCGATCGGCTCGCCGCACCTGCTCATGCTGTCGGGCATCGGCCCGGCGGACGAGCTGCTGGCCGCAGGTGTCGAGCCGGTCCACGAGCTGCCCGGGGTCGGCGCCAACCTCCAGGACCACCTCGCCTCGGGCGTCTTCCTGCACTGTCTCAAGCCGATCACCCTCGCCGGCGCCGAGTCGGCCGGCAACCTGCTGCGCTTCCTGGCCGGAGGCAGGGGGATGCTCACCTCCAACGTCGGTGAGGCCGTGGCGTTCATCCGCACCTCGGAGGAAGAGCCCGCCCCCGACATCGAGCTGATCTTCGCTCCCGGGTCCTTCGTCAGTCACGGCCTCACCCCGCCGCCCGGCCACGGCCTGACCATCGCCTCGATCCTGCTCCGGCCGGAGAGCCGCGGACGCCTCTCGCTGGACGGCCGGGACGTCGTGATCGACCCCGGCTACCTGACGGCGCAGGCCGACGTCCGGCGGCAGGTCGCCGGGCTGCGGAAGGCCGGGGAGCTGTTCGCCACCGAGGCGCTCCGGCCGCTCGCGGGCCCCCCGATGGACCCGTACTGGGGCCCGAGGACCGACGAGGAGCTCGTCCGCTGGATCCGCGAGCGCAGCGAGACCCTCTACCACCCGGTCGGCACCTGCCGGATGGGCGACGATCCCGGGTCGGTGGTGGACCCCGCCCTGAGGGTCCGGGGGATCGCCGGACTGCGGGTGGCCGACGCCTCGGTTATGCCGGTCATCACCCGGGGACACACCCACGCGCCCACCGTCATGATCGCCGAAAGGGCCGCCGACCTCATCGCCGCCGAGTGGCTGAACCGCTGA
- a CDS encoding cytochrome P450, protein MTVSLADIDLSDISFWERPMAEREAAFAVLRAQPGPILFAEPEIPFAPPGAGYYALVRHADIIEASRHPDVFSSGRGATSIQDLGPDFGEYFGSMINMDDPRHARLRRIVSRAFTPKMIKQFEVDVEAAAVRIVDDLIAKGPGCDFVTEVAAKLPLKIICDMMGIGPEHYQAVFDATSIILSGGDPEFIADVSRAAELLLGAGQGLQDLVVSLAAEGGDNLTTALTSANIDGEKLTMQELGSFFILLVVAGNETTRNAISHGLHLFSENPDQRALLLEDLDGRLPGAVEEVVRLASPVAWMRRSLTRDYEMNGHRYREGEKVLLYYWAANRDESVFTDPHRFDIRRTEGPHIGFGGPGPHFCLGAHLARREITVMFRELFTRLPEIRSEGEPDRLRSSFINGIKRMRCTF, encoded by the coding sequence GTGACGGTTTCACTCGCGGACATCGACCTGTCGGACATCTCCTTCTGGGAGCGGCCGATGGCCGAGCGGGAGGCCGCCTTCGCGGTGCTCCGCGCGCAGCCGGGGCCCATCCTGTTCGCCGAGCCTGAGATCCCCTTCGCCCCGCCGGGGGCCGGCTACTACGCCTTGGTACGGCACGCGGACATCATCGAGGCCAGCCGCCACCCCGACGTCTTCTCCTCGGGCCGGGGGGCGACGTCCATCCAGGACCTCGGCCCCGACTTCGGCGAGTACTTCGGCTCGATGATCAATATGGACGATCCCCGGCACGCGAGGCTGCGCAGGATCGTCTCCCGGGCGTTCACGCCAAAGATGATCAAGCAGTTCGAGGTCGACGTCGAGGCCGCCGCCGTGCGGATCGTGGATGATCTGATCGCGAAGGGGCCCGGCTGCGACTTCGTGACCGAGGTGGCCGCCAAGCTGCCCCTGAAGATCATCTGCGACATGATGGGCATCGGTCCCGAGCACTACCAGGCGGTCTTCGACGCCACGAGTATCATCCTGTCGGGCGGCGACCCCGAGTTCATCGCCGACGTCAGCCGCGCGGCCGAGCTGCTCCTCGGCGCGGGACAGGGGCTCCAGGACCTCGTCGTCTCCCTGGCCGCCGAGGGCGGAGACAACCTCACCACCGCCCTGACCAGCGCCAACATCGACGGTGAGAAGCTGACGATGCAGGAGCTCGGCTCGTTCTTCATCCTGCTGGTGGTGGCGGGCAACGAGACCACCCGCAACGCCATCTCGCACGGCCTGCACCTGTTCAGCGAGAACCCCGACCAGCGGGCACTGCTGCTCGAAGACCTCGACGGGCGCCTGCCCGGTGCCGTCGAGGAGGTCGTCCGCCTCGCCTCGCCCGTCGCCTGGATGCGCCGCAGCCTCACCCGCGACTACGAGATGAACGGCCACCGCTACCGCGAGGGCGAGAAGGTCCTGCTGTACTACTGGGCCGCCAACCGCGACGAGAGCGTCTTCACCGACCCGCACCGCTTCGACATCCGGCGCACCGAGGGTCCGCACATCGGCTTCGGCGGCCCTGGTCCGCACTTCTGCCTCGGCGCCCACCTGGCCCGCCGCGAGATCACCGTGATGTTCCGCGAGCTGTTCACCCGCCTGCCGGAAATCCGTTCCGAAGGGGAGCCCGACCGCCTGCGCTCCAGCTTCATCAACGGCATCAAGCGCATGAGGTGCACCTTCTAG